Proteins encoded together in one Mastacembelus armatus chromosome 15, fMasArm1.2, whole genome shotgun sequence window:
- the cdh11 gene encoding cadherin-11, translating into MVMLMMKRQGLGLLRAFLVLVGVSALCSVALGTRKGNSSLDQRGHRHRHPGHLSLHRHKQRAGKEGQVLHRSKRGWVWNQFFVIEEYTGPDPVLVGRLHSDVDSGDGNIKYILSGEGAGTIFVIDDKTGNIHATKTLDREEQAQYTLTAQAVARDTNKPLEPPSEFIVKVQDINDNPPEFLHGPYSARVPEMSNVGTSVVQVTATDADDPTYGNSARLVYSILQGQPYFSVEPQTGIIRTALPNMDREARQEYDVVIQAKDMGGHMGGLSGTTEVKITLTDVNDNPPKFPQSVYSMSVLEDNVPGEEVGRLKAKDPDLGDNGLVNYRLIDGDGLGMFELTTDSETREAVIKLKKPVDFETKRSYTLKVEGSNPHVDPQFLAWGPYKDEATIKISVEDADEPPVFVAPSYTFEVEENAPEGTLVGRVHAKDTDVANNPVRYMIPRYTDVEQFFSINSEDGMITTTRPLDRETQAWHNISVSATEIGGHHQDTKVRVNIKVKDVNDNSPEFATNNEVLMCETVVPGRVIETVSAVDKDEMAHRQHFTFSLAPEVVHNNNFSLKDNRDSTASIYVLRKGFSRLTQDVYYLPIEINDNGFPPLSSTNTLTIRVCSCDSKNTILSCNVEPYVLPAGLSTGALIAILACIVILLAIVVLFVALRRQKKEPLIVFEEEDIRENIITYDDEGGGEEDTEAFDIATLQNPDGANGFLPRKDIKPELQYPLRPGIGRPAPNSVDVDDFIKTRIAEADSDPTAPPYDSIQIYGYEGRGSLAGSLSSLESVTTESDLDYDYLQSWGPRFKKLADLYGTKDCSINDGDDGEDS; encoded by the exons AtggtgatgctgatgatgaAGCGACAGGGACTTGGGCTGCTGAGGGCCTTCCTGGTGTTGGTGGGAGTTTCTGCGCTTTGTAGTGTCGCACTAGGAACCCGGAAAGGAAATTCTTCCTTGGATCAAAGGggccacagacacagacatccag GTCACTTGTCGctccacagacacaaacagagagcAGGGAAGGAAGGGCAGGTACTTCACAGGTCCAAACGAGGATGGGTCTGGAATCAGTTCTTTGTCATTGAGGAGTACACTGGACCTGACCCAGTTCTGGTGGGCAGG CTCCACTCAGACGTAGACTCAGGAGATGGAAACATCAAGTATATCCTGTCAGGCGAAGGTGCAGGAACAATCTTTGTTATCGATGACAAGACGGGCAACATTCATGCCACAAAAACCCTGGACCGAGAGGAGCAAGCCCAGTACACTTTAACAGCCCAGGCCGTGGCCAGAGACACTAATAAGCCTCTGGAGCCTCCATCAGAGTTCATAGTGAAAGTTCAGGACATCAATGATAACCCTCCTGAGTTCCTACATGGGCCGTACTCTGCCAGGGTGCCTGAAATGTCCAATGTTG GTACATCAGTGGTGCAGGTGACGGCTACAGATGCTGATGACCCCACCTATGGTAACAGTGCCAGGCTGGTGTACAGTATACTACAAGGACAACCATATTTCTCTGTGGAGCCTCAGACAG GTATAATTCGCACTGCCCTGCCAAACATGGACCGTGAGGCACGTCAGGAGTACGATGTTGTGATCCAGGCCAAGGACATGGGTGGTCACATGGGGGGACTGTCTGGGACCACAGAGGTTAAAATCACCCTCACAGACGTCAATGACAACCCTCCAAAGTTTCCACAGA gtgTGTATTCCATGTCTGTATTAGAAGATAACGTGCCAGGAGAGGAGGTGGGCCGCCTTAAGGCCAAAGACCCTGACCTCGGAGACAATGGCCTGGTGAACTACCGTTTAATAGATGGTGATGGTTTGGGAATGTTTGAACTCACCACTGATTCTGAGACCAGAGAGGCTGTTATTAAGCTGAAGAAG cCAGTGGACTTCGAAACTAAAAGGTCTTACACTTTGAAGGTGGAAGGATCCAACCCTCATGTTGACCCCCAGTTCCTAGCTTGGGGGCCATATAAAGACGAAGCCACAATAAAG atatCAGTGGAGGATGCAGATGAGCCTCCTGTGTTTGTAGCTCCCAGTTACACCTTCGAGGTAGAAGAGAATGCACCTGAAGGCACCCTTGTGGGAAGAGTCCATGCCAAGGACACTGACGTTGCCAACAATCCTgtcag GTACATGATACCTCGGTACACAGACGTAGAGCAGTTCTTTAGCATAAACTCAGAGGACGGCATGATTACCACCACAAGACCActggacagagaaacacaggcCTGGCATAATATATCTGTGTCAGCTACAGAGATAG GAGGCCACCACCAAGACACCAAAGTGCGTGTAAACATCAAAGTGAAGGACGTAAATGACAACTCCCCAGAGTTTGCTACCAACAACGAAGTCCTGATGTGTGAGACTGTTGTGCCAGGAAGG GTTATTGAAACGGTCAGTGCAGTGGACAAAGATGAGATGGCTCACAGACAGCATTTTACGTTCAGCCTCGCTCCAGAAGTTGTCCACAACAACAACTTCTCCCTTAAAGACAACAGAG ACAGCACCGCCAGTATCTACGTGCTCCGTAAAGGATTCAGCCGTCTCACCCAGGATGTTTACTACCTCCCCATTGAGATCAATGACAATGGTTTCCCACCTTTGAGTAGCACCAACACCTTGACCATCAGAGTGTGCTCCTGTGACAGCAAAAACACCATCCTCTCTTGTAACGTGGAGCCCTATGTCCTACCAGCTGGTCTCAGCACCGGGGCGCTGATAGCTATCCTAGCCTGTATTGTCATTCTGCTCG CAATTGTGGTGTTGTTTGTCGCTCTGAGGCGTCAAAAGAAGGAGCCATTGATAGTATTTGAGGAGGAGGACATCAGGGAAAATATCATCACCTATGATGACGAGGGAGGTGGTGAAGAGGATACAGAAGCTTTTGACATTGCTACACTGCAG AACCCAGATGGTGCCAATGGTTTCCTACCAAGAAAGGACATCAAACCAGAGCTTCAATACCCCCTCAGGCCCGGCATCGGCCGTCCTGCACCCAACAGCGTGGATGTTGATGACTTCATCAAGACTCGAATCGCAGAGGCTGACAGCGACCCAACCGCACCTCCCTACGACTCCATTCAGATCTATGGCTATGAAGGCAGAGGATCATTGGCTGGGTCACTGAGTTCCCTCGAGTCTGTCACAACAGAGTCTGACTTGGATTATGACTATCTGCAGAGTTGGGGGCCAAGGTTTAAGAAGTTGGCAGATTTGTACGGAACCAAAGACTGCTCCATTAATGATGGCGATGACGGTGAAGACTCTTAA